In Desulfobacterales bacterium, the genomic stretch ATCGCCAGCAGATCGAGCAATGTGGGCGGGAGTTCGGTTTTTAGTTCCTGAAGGTCCTCAAGCTGGCCGGTCGCCACAATTTCTTTTATTTTTTCGGCAAGATCCTTGCCGATGCCCCGGAACCGGGTCAGATCGGCTTCGTCCTGCACCAGTTTGTGCATCTGTTCGCTCATGCCGTCTATGAACCGGGCGGCCTCCCGGTAGGCACGGACCCGGAACGGATTGACCCCCTTGACTTCCATGAGATCGGCCACCTGGTTGAAAATATCCCGGATTTCCTTGTTTTGGACGCTCATCTGCCAGCCCTTTGGGGTTCGATCAAAATTTTAATCTAATATATTATACCTCCACCGGCAACACGAAAAAGGTAGCGGAAACCATAGGGGGTTATCTATTGCACCTATGGCGTGACGGTAAATTTGTTCTAACCGCAAAATCCATACCCCCGGTCCTGTTAACGCTAAGGTTGGGATTCGTTTTCTTCGCTATCGGGATCGAAATCCAAATCGAAATCGCTATCGGGATCGGGATCGATGCTGTAGACTTCCTGATCCTCTCGAACTTGGTATCCTCTTCCGCCGAGACGGCTGAGCATCGCGGCCATACGGTCGAGTTCATCCTTGCGGTTCCGGCTTTCCATCTTGTCCAGCGCCTTGCCGACAACCAGCACATCTTGAATCGCCGCGCACTCAAGCGCGGAGCCACGAGCGATTTCGAAATAACGCCTTCGGTCGGCTTCCGCGGTCTTGCCATTACCTTCGGCGATATTGAGCGGTATCGACTGGCTGGCCCGAAGCCATTGATCCCGGGCGGGCCGATGGACTCCGTTCAGGCTGTCGGCCTTCTCGTAAACCCATGCAACGT encodes the following:
- a CDS encoding four helix bundle protein, coding for MFCIQIEIEIGIGIEKNMNLGHEKLDVYRLSIGYVAWVYEKADSLNGVHRPARDQWLRASQSIPLNIAEGNGKTAEADRRRYFEIARGSALECAAIQDVLVVGKALDKMESRNRKDELDRMAAMLSRLGGRGYQVREDQEVYSIDPDPDSDFDLDFDPDSEENESQP